The proteins below come from a single Prolixibacter sp. NT017 genomic window:
- a CDS encoding dipeptidase: MLKKTLLLTSLIWLALQVHVADACTNFLITKGATVDGSTMITYAADSHTLYGEMYFWPAADHKPGEMVDVTEWDTGKFLGKIPQVAHTYQVTGNMNEHQLSIGETTFGGREELQHQPGAIVDYGSLIYLTLQRAKTAREAIKVMTNLVAQYGYASEGESFSIADPNEVWILEMIGKGEAEKGAVWVARRIPDGYISGHANQARITTFPLNDPDNCLYSSDVISFAREKGWFDGKNKDFSFSGTYAPVNFEGARFCDARVWAGFRKVASNMDQYQDYAMGKIIHGANGYATNRMPLWVKPDTLLTVKDVMGMMRDHFEGTALDMTKDPGAGPFKLPYRWRPLTWQVDSTTYVNERAISTQQTGFSFIAQMRSKYPDPIGGIMWFGVDDTYSTCYMPVYCGIQKVPEPIRVGNGDMLTWSDNSAFWVFNTVSNLAYLRYDYMIKDIQKVQSELETKFVDFTPAVDEAAMDLWNKGEHDMARKFLTEYSDKQVNLTVNRWTQLEHYLIIKYKDGNIMKEKDGKFERNESGKLPVMPAQPGYPEWWYRNVAKQTGDHLKEK; this comes from the coding sequence ATGCTGAAGAAAACGCTCTTACTGACTAGCCTGATTTGGCTGGCGCTGCAGGTTCACGTAGCCGACGCCTGTACCAACTTTTTGATTACCAAAGGTGCAACGGTCGATGGCTCAACCATGATAACCTACGCAGCTGACTCACATACACTTTACGGAGAAATGTATTTCTGGCCGGCAGCCGATCATAAGCCGGGCGAAATGGTCGATGTCACTGAATGGGATACCGGCAAATTTCTGGGAAAAATCCCTCAGGTTGCCCATACTTACCAGGTAACCGGAAATATGAACGAACATCAGCTTTCCATCGGTGAAACAACTTTTGGTGGCCGCGAAGAATTGCAACACCAACCCGGTGCCATTGTCGATTATGGAAGTTTGATTTACCTGACGCTTCAACGTGCCAAAACAGCTCGCGAAGCCATTAAGGTAATGACCAACCTGGTTGCCCAATACGGATATGCCAGCGAAGGAGAATCCTTCTCGATTGCTGACCCGAACGAAGTGTGGATTCTGGAAATGATTGGTAAAGGTGAAGCTGAAAAAGGTGCGGTTTGGGTAGCTCGTCGCATTCCCGACGGATACATTTCCGGACACGCCAACCAGGCTCGTATCACCACTTTCCCGTTGAACGACCCGGATAACTGCCTATACTCAAGCGATGTGATTTCGTTTGCACGGGAAAAAGGATGGTTCGACGGAAAAAACAAGGACTTTAGCTTTTCAGGAACCTACGCTCCCGTAAATTTCGAAGGCGCTCGTTTCTGCGATGCACGTGTTTGGGCTGGTTTCCGTAAAGTTGCCAGCAACATGGACCAATATCAGGACTATGCCATGGGTAAAATTATTCACGGAGCCAACGGTTATGCAACCAACCGCATGCCGCTTTGGGTAAAACCTGATACGTTGTTAACAGTAAAAGACGTGATGGGCATGATGCGCGACCACTTCGAAGGAACTGCTTTGGATATGACCAAAGATCCAGGTGCCGGTCCATTCAAACTGCCTTACCGCTGGCGTCCGTTGACCTGGCAGGTTGATTCGACGACTTACGTCAACGAGCGTGCTATCTCAACTCAACAAACCGGCTTCTCGTTCATCGCTCAAATGCGCTCTAAATACCCCGATCCAATTGGTGGCATTATGTGGTTTGGCGTTGATGATACCTATTCTACCTGCTATATGCCGGTATATTGCGGTATTCAGAAAGTTCCGGAACCTATTCGCGTAGGAAACGGCGACATGCTGACCTGGTCTGACAATTCTGCTTTCTGGGTATTCAATACCGTATCGAACCTGGCTTACCTGCGTTACGATTACATGATCAAAGACATTCAGAAAGTGCAGAGTGAACTCGAAACCAAATTTGTCGATTTCACCCCTGCAGTTGATGAAGCTGCCATGGACCTCTGGAACAAAGGCGAGCACGATATGGCCCGCAAATTCTTAACGGAATATTCCGACAAGCAGGTGAACCTGACAGTGAATCGCTGGACACAGCTGGAGCATTACCTGATTATCAAGTACAAGGATGGTAACATCATGAAAGAGAAAGATGGTAAGTTCGAGCGCAACGAAAGCGGTAAACTTCCGGTGATGCCAGCTCAACCCGGTTACCCGGAATGGTGGTACCGCAACGTGGCCAAGCAAACCGGTGACCATTTAAAAGAAAAATAA
- the rny gene encoding ribonuclease Y encodes MTMTIIAGVIGLILGGVISYYVWDKALKKKKNKLIGEAEAKAEMLKEKKMLQAKEKFIQLKSEHEKYINEKNQRITGAENKLKQRESTFLQRKEELQRKVKEFETTRKEVEVIRENLSAQMEMVEQKSEELDKMHKQQVEQLESISGLSAEEAKAQLTDSLKNEAKTEAMSYIQEIMDEAKMTANKEAKKIVIKSIQRVATETAVENSVTIFHIENDEIKGRIIGREGRNIRALEAATGVEIIVDDTPEAIVLSAFDPVRREIARLALHQLVTDGRIHPARIEEVVNKVKKQIEEEIIETGKRTCIDLGIHGMHPELIRLIGKMKYRSSYGQNLLQHSRETANLCAIMASELGLNPKQAKRAGLLHDIGKVPDDEPELPHAILGMKLAEKYKEKPLVTNAIGAHHDEIEMTSLLAPIVQVCDAISGARPGARREAVESYIKRLKDLEAMALAYPGVMKTYAIQAGRELRVIVGSDKLTDKEAEELSYDIAKKIQDEMTYPGQVKITVIRETRAVNYAK; translated from the coding sequence ATGACAATGACAATCATAGCTGGTGTTATTGGCTTAATATTAGGAGGAGTGATTTCCTACTATGTTTGGGACAAGGCACTTAAGAAAAAGAAAAACAAACTCATCGGCGAGGCCGAAGCCAAGGCCGAGATGCTGAAGGAGAAGAAGATGCTCCAGGCAAAAGAAAAATTTATTCAGCTCAAGTCGGAGCACGAAAAGTATATCAACGAGAAAAATCAGCGGATTACCGGTGCTGAGAACAAACTGAAACAGCGCGAAAGCACTTTCCTGCAACGCAAAGAAGAGTTGCAGCGTAAAGTGAAGGAATTTGAAACTACCCGGAAAGAGGTAGAGGTAATTCGCGAGAATCTGAGCGCTCAGATGGAAATGGTTGAGCAGAAGAGTGAAGAGCTGGACAAAATGCACAAACAGCAGGTGGAACAACTGGAATCGATTTCCGGTTTGTCTGCTGAAGAAGCAAAAGCTCAATTGACCGACTCACTGAAAAATGAGGCCAAAACCGAGGCAATGTCGTACATCCAGGAAATTATGGATGAAGCCAAGATGACTGCCAATAAGGAGGCCAAAAAGATTGTTATCAAATCTATTCAGCGGGTTGCCACTGAAACAGCTGTGGAAAATTCAGTTACCATCTTCCACATCGAGAACGACGAAATCAAAGGTCGTATTATCGGTCGTGAAGGACGTAACATCCGAGCGTTGGAAGCAGCTACCGGTGTTGAAATTATTGTCGATGATACGCCGGAAGCCATTGTACTTTCAGCGTTCGATCCGGTACGCCGCGAAATTGCCCGTTTGGCATTGCACCAACTGGTAACAGACGGACGTATTCACCCGGCCCGCATTGAAGAGGTCGTGAACAAGGTGAAGAAGCAGATTGAAGAGGAGATTATCGAGACTGGAAAACGGACTTGTATCGACCTGGGTATTCACGGAATGCATCCCGAGTTGATTCGTTTGATCGGTAAAATGAAATATCGTTCGTCTTACGGACAGAACCTGTTGCAGCACTCGCGCGAAACCGCCAACCTGTGTGCCATCATGGCTTCTGAGCTTGGGTTGAACCCGAAACAGGCCAAGCGTGCCGGACTGTTGCACGATATTGGTAAAGTGCCGGATGACGAGCCGGAATTGCCACACGCTATTCTAGGTATGAAGCTGGCCGAAAAATACAAAGAGAAGCCGCTTGTGACCAATGCCATTGGTGCTCACCACGACGAGATTGAGATGACCAGCTTGCTGGCACCAATCGTTCAGGTTTGTGACGCGATTTCAGGTGCTCGTCCGGGTGCCCGTCGTGAAGCTGTTGAGTCGTACATCAAGCGTCTGAAGGACTTGGAAGCTATGGCGCTTGCATATCCGGGTGTTATGAAAACTTATGCAATCCAGGCCGGTCGTGAGTTGCGCGTGATTGTGGGAAGTGACAAGCTGACTGATAAGGAGGCTGAAGAGCTTTCGTACGATATCGCCAAGAAAATCCAGGATGAAATGACGTATCCCGGACAGGTGAAAATCACGGTGATTCGTGAAACACGTGCAGTGAATTATGCGAAATAA
- the rplS gene encoding 50S ribosomal protein L19, which yields MDLIKVAENAFIGEQKELPKFGPGDTITVHYKIREGNKERVQNYRGTVIQIKGSGLTKTFTVRKISGNVGVERIFPFNSPFIDQIDVNRRGSVRRARLFYLRGRTGKKARIKEKRF from the coding sequence ATGGATCTCATTAAAGTAGCAGAAAACGCATTTATAGGCGAACAGAAAGAACTTCCGAAGTTCGGTCCTGGTGATACCATCACGGTACATTACAAAATCCGTGAGGGTAACAAGGAGAGAGTTCAGAATTATCGTGGTACGGTAATTCAGATCAAAGGTTCCGGTTTGACCAAAACCTTTACTGTTCGGAAAATATCGGGTAACGTAGGTGTGGAAAGAATTTTCCCGTTCAACTCTCCTTTCATCGACCAGATTGATGTAAACCGGAGAGGTAGCGTACGTCGTGCCCGCTTGTTTTACCTGCGTGGCCGGACTGGTAAAAAAGCCCGGATCAAAGAGAAAAGATTCTAA
- a CDS encoding cell division protein ZapA → MEDKLSININIADRRYPLRIDRNDEEKIRKAAKIINDKVLQYKQRYANKDSQDCLSMATLQFVIQMLEVEKRNDISPLVEELEELNDFLAEYLEKES, encoded by the coding sequence ATGGAAGATAAGCTTTCAATCAATATTAATATAGCCGACCGTCGGTATCCGTTGCGAATTGACCGCAACGACGAGGAAAAGATACGGAAGGCGGCGAAAATTATTAACGACAAGGTACTGCAATACAAGCAGCGCTATGCCAATAAAGACAGCCAGGATTGTTTGTCGATGGCAACTTTGCAGTTTGTGATTCAGATGCTTGAAGTTGAGAAACGAAATGATATTTCGCCATTGGTTGAAGAACTGGAAGAACTAAACGATTTTTTAGCAGAATATCTGGAAAAGGAAAGTTAA
- a CDS encoding anhydro-N-acetylmuramic acid kinase — MKESITALGLMSGTSLDGIDLALCRFELSKSGWSFVIEAADTVPYSAEWQKKLREAEKSTAQEILLLHNEYARYTGEVINRFLQGKTAPELIASHGHTIFHQPEKQFTFQLGNGTIIAAETGIKTIADFRNMDVALGGQGAPLVPVGDLILFSDYEYCLNLGGFANISYEEKGQRIAFDIGPANIVLNYLAQQKGQEYDMDSLIAKSGQVDNALLNELNNLPFYAEKPPKSLGKEWLDGQLIPLLTKSSLSLPDQMRTLYEHVAIQIGQAIRHPGKMLVTGGGAHNPLLMNRIAACSKAEVIIPEKEIIDFKEALIFAFLGVLANRQEINCLSAVTGASRDNTGGTIHLP, encoded by the coding sequence ATGAAAGAAAGTATTACCGCATTAGGTCTAATGTCAGGCACTTCGCTCGATGGAATCGACCTGGCATTGTGCCGTTTCGAACTTAGCAAATCGGGCTGGTCATTTGTCATCGAGGCTGCCGACACCGTTCCTTATTCTGCTGAATGGCAGAAAAAACTGAGAGAAGCGGAAAAAAGTACAGCGCAGGAAATCTTGCTACTTCATAACGAATATGCACGGTATACCGGAGAAGTCATCAACCGATTTCTGCAAGGAAAAACGGCACCGGAACTCATCGCATCGCACGGTCACACGATTTTTCATCAGCCTGAAAAACAGTTCACGTTTCAACTGGGAAATGGAACGATAATCGCTGCCGAAACCGGTATTAAAACCATTGCCGACTTCCGGAATATGGATGTAGCATTAGGGGGCCAGGGAGCTCCTCTCGTCCCGGTAGGCGACCTAATTCTTTTCAGCGATTATGAGTACTGTCTCAACCTGGGTGGCTTTGCCAACATCTCATACGAAGAAAAAGGACAACGCATTGCCTTCGACATTGGTCCCGCCAACATCGTGCTCAATTATCTGGCCCAACAAAAGGGACAGGAATACGATATGGATAGCCTCATCGCAAAAAGCGGACAGGTAGATAATGCTCTGCTGAACGAGCTGAATAACTTGCCCTTTTACGCAGAAAAACCACCCAAATCGCTGGGCAAAGAGTGGCTTGACGGCCAACTCATTCCGTTGCTGACGAAAAGTTCTCTATCGCTACCCGACCAAATGAGGACGCTTTATGAACATGTTGCTATTCAAATTGGCCAGGCCATCCGCCATCCGGGAAAAATGCTGGTTACCGGAGGTGGCGCACACAATCCCCTGTTGATGAATCGCATTGCCGCATGTTCTAAAGCAGAAGTCATTATTCCCGAGAAGGAGATCATCGATTTTAAGGAAGCACTCATCTTTGCCTTCCTGGGCGTATTGGCCAACCGGCAAGAAATCAACTGTCTTTCTGCTGTTACCGGAGCTTCCCGCGACAACACCGGCGGTACCATTCATTTACCATAA
- a CDS encoding M23 family metallopeptidase, whose amino-acid sequence MKLFTPLFVLLWIWSFQIYGQEAPPPPDEPQTLIPPIKPPISLSGNFGELRPNHFHSGLDMRTGGHTGVPVHSVADGYVTRVAISPTGYGRAVYINHPNGITSVYGHLERLMPRLQRYVRRIQYKREQFAVNLTIPRDSFPVKQGDVIAWSGNAGSSGGPHLHFEIRDTQTQRPQNGLKWHFPIKDNMPPKMISLYAYSFPSTGMYNHKRYSTVYYSSEYHLKGNPVLKVSGPTAFGIQAVDYLNASWSKCGIYSALLVVDQDTIFGFKINDISFTETRYVNSLADYAERERYGRWVHRLFRQPGNKLDIYTIDKNNGIVDFTDDKIHQVKVITADAYDNKSTLEFQVQSTPPDSTQRQNNGARIFSYDKDNYFQADNLKLKVPAEALYDDLAFHFKEEATPDGCYAPLQEIQDKYTPLQKPIRVSIKPDSLPDSLESKALLVILDPDGQKWSAGGGYSDGWIVGYPRYFGNFSVAVDTVPPTIRSLSIKEHKHLVNPKHIRFRIKDNLSGIATYRGEIDEKWALFAYDPKYDLLTYTIDPTRLEMGKTHQLKLTIADAKGNQSVYTATFYK is encoded by the coding sequence ATGAAGCTATTTACCCCGCTTTTTGTGCTGCTATGGATATGGTCATTTCAGATTTATGGTCAAGAGGCCCCTCCACCACCCGATGAACCACAGACGTTGATTCCTCCCATCAAACCGCCGATTTCCCTTTCGGGTAATTTTGGAGAACTACGCCCCAATCACTTTCATTCGGGACTCGATATGCGGACCGGCGGTCATACAGGCGTTCCGGTTCATTCGGTTGCTGATGGGTATGTTACGCGTGTTGCCATCTCTCCCACCGGCTATGGCCGTGCTGTTTATATTAATCATCCAAACGGAATCACTTCGGTGTATGGCCACCTGGAGCGCCTGATGCCACGTTTACAAAGATATGTAAGACGAATTCAGTATAAACGTGAACAGTTTGCTGTAAACCTTACCATTCCCCGTGATTCGTTTCCGGTGAAACAGGGAGATGTCATTGCCTGGTCGGGAAATGCAGGAAGTTCAGGAGGTCCGCATCTGCATTTCGAAATCCGTGACACACAAACTCAGCGCCCGCAGAACGGCTTGAAATGGCACTTCCCGATAAAAGACAATATGCCACCCAAAATGATTTCGCTTTACGCCTATTCCTTTCCTTCAACCGGCATGTACAATCACAAGCGATACTCAACCGTCTACTATTCGTCGGAATATCACCTGAAAGGAAATCCGGTTTTAAAAGTGAGCGGTCCGACTGCCTTTGGTATACAGGCTGTCGATTACCTGAATGCAAGCTGGAGCAAATGCGGTATATACAGCGCGTTACTGGTGGTCGATCAGGATACCATCTTCGGTTTTAAGATAAACGATATCTCTTTTACTGAAACGCGTTACGTGAACAGCCTGGCTGACTATGCCGAGCGCGAACGATACGGACGTTGGGTTCATCGGCTCTTCCGCCAGCCGGGAAATAAGCTCGACATATACACCATCGATAAAAACAACGGCATTGTCGATTTCACGGATGACAAGATCCACCAGGTGAAAGTAATTACCGCTGACGCTTATGACAATAAGTCAACACTTGAATTCCAGGTGCAAAGCACACCGCCCGATAGTACACAGCGACAGAATAACGGCGCCCGGATATTTTCGTACGACAAAGACAATTACTTTCAGGCAGATAACCTGAAATTGAAAGTACCTGCTGAAGCCTTGTATGATGATTTGGCATTTCATTTCAAGGAAGAAGCCACACCCGATGGATGCTATGCCCCCTTGCAGGAAATTCAGGATAAATATACGCCGCTACAAAAGCCTATTCGCGTGTCTATTAAGCCGGACAGTCTTCCTGATTCGCTGGAAAGCAAAGCACTGCTCGTCATTCTCGACCCGGATGGCCAGAAATGGAGCGCCGGTGGTGGATATTCCGATGGCTGGATCGTAGGTTATCCGCGCTATTTTGGAAATTTCAGCGTGGCAGTGGACACCGTTCCTCCGACGATTCGTTCGCTTAGTATTAAAGAGCACAAACACCTCGTAAATCCAAAGCACATCCGTTTCAGAATCAAAGATAACCTTTCGGGAATCGCAACCTACCGGGGCGAAATCGACGAAAAATGGGCACTATTTGCCTACGATCCCAAATATGACTTACTAACTTACACGATTGACCCGACCCGTCTGGAAATGGGAAAAACCCACCAGTTGAAACTCACGATTGCCGATGCAAAAGGAAATCAATCGGTATATACGGCAACCTTCTACAAATGA